One genomic segment of Colias croceus chromosome 16, ilColCroc2.1 includes these proteins:
- the LOC123698437 gene encoding solute carrier family 25 member 46, whose amino-acid sequence MAGFGDYSNYNRPYGLDPNRETNDLYDTRYQQIYGYHTPLNEEYQGPPLVMDDVSEEENNAYVTTAISVASLVTENLLSHPFIVLRRQCQVHNSLRNYHIVPYTLLPVVARLHRRQDVTTLWKGIGSTCIVKGLNLAVEDVLSKGTGWPKEISKCNSVLQFLQHMTLKCVSLAVITPFYSASLVETVQSDIASDKPAIFDVFREGFMRILEWGTPSRGRMLPIWAIVLPTAAFGLTKYFAHITLKSITVRILQFQQRHKHELSASYDMNHPKSLPNPLIEDLKLKANIFSFIAMEIIFYPVETIIHRLHIQGTRTIIDNLDTGTSVTPILTGYEGFMDCYNTTIAKEGIGGLYKGFGALVLQLAAHLAIIKFTTFVVAEMSNLLKPANTPTSSDESVHSQQKYLFN is encoded by the exons ATGGCTGGTTTTGGAGATTACAGTAATTATAACAGACCGTACGGTTTGGATCCCAATAGAGAAACGAATGATCTCTATGATACTCGTTACCAGCAGATATATGGATATCACACTCCATTAAATGAGGAGTATCAAGGACCGCCTTTAGTAATGGATGATGTTTCAGAAGAAG AAAATAATGCATATGTGACAACAGCAATAAGTGTAGCCAGCTTAGTAACTGAGAATTTATTGAGTCATCCATTTATAGTATTGAGAAGGCAATGTCag gtcCACAATTCTCTGAGGAATTACCACATTGTTCCCTACACATTATTGCCTGTGGTAGCAAGGCTGCATAGGCGGCAGGATGTGACCACTCTATGGAAAGGCATTGGTTCCACATGTATAGTTAAGGGCCTCAATTTAGCTGTTGAAGATGTTCTATCAAAGGGAACTGGTTGGCCAAA AGAGATTAGTAAATGCAATTCTGTTCTCCAGTTTCTTCAGCACATGACATTAAAATG TGTAAGTTTGGCTGTGATAACCCCATTTTACTCTGCAAGTTTAGTGGAGACAGTGCAGAGTGATATAGCAAGTGATAAGCCGGCTATATTTGATGTCTTTAGAGAGGGTTTCATGCGTATATTGGAATGGGGCACACCGAGTAGGGGCAGGATGCTGCCTATATGGGCAATAGTGTTGCCTACAGCAGCCTTTGggcttacaaaatattttgctca cATAACTTTAAAAAGCATTACTGTGAGAATATTACAATTCCAACAAAGACATAAGCATGAATTGAGTGCTTCGTATGACATGAATCATCCCAAAAGTCTCCCCAATCCCTTAATAGAGGATTTGAAATTAAAGGCTAACATATTCTCTTTTATTGCAATGGAAATAATATTCTATCCTGTTGAGACAATAATACATAGGCTTCATATACAG gGTACAAGAACAATTATTGACAATTTGGACACGGGCACATCAGTTACACCAATTTTAACTGGATATGAAGGTTTTATGGATTGTTACAACACAACAATAGCCAAAGAGGGGATAGGGGGACTGTACAAAGGCTTTGGAGCCCTTGTGTTACAGCTGGCTGCACATCTGGCTATAATTAAGTTCACCACATTTGTAGTCGCAGAAATGTCAAATCTTTTAAAACCCGCTAACACTCCTACCAGTTCTGATGAATCAGTTCATTCTcaacaaaaatacttattcaattag
- the LOC123698438 gene encoding 39S ribosomal protein L34, mitochondrial: MSRLLAAVIQPLKLGLQTIAPAANTTLVKPDSCLLTSIRTKVRCYFPRPNEVRRVRRHGWEQRLSTPTGRRVIMRRILKGRFVLTH, translated from the exons ATGTCTCGGTTATTGGCGGCAGTAATACAACCCTTGAA GTTGGGTCTACAAACTATTGCTCCAGCAGCAAACACTACATTGGTAAAACCGGACTCATGTTTGTTAACTTCTATAAGAACGAAAGTACGTTGCTATTTCCCTAGGCCCAATGAAGTAAGGCGAGTGCGGCGCCATGGATGGGAACAGAGATTATCGACTCCAACTGGTCGTAGAGTAATTATGCGAAGAATCTTGAAAGGTCGATTTGTATTAACTCATTAG
- the LOC123698440 gene encoding protein ENL, producing the protein MSSIKVNFEIGHEASMKSKKTPEGFTHDWEVFVRGQEGADISHFVDKVVFHLHETFPKPRRVVKDPPFSIKESGYAGFIFPIEIYLKNKDEPKKIKFTYDLTLQQSGFLKDRYVFQNPNDEFRRKLLKGGGIPVSNNAFYTNPDQESRSRDSFTDEKSQLVSKPKLSSENVKKHKIKEYKEEVPLKTSSFETLFGPPIQKPPKVSPDPKKMEKNTPVVKSEKKEKERSSSDKKSKHEHKEAKPDKIKIKEERDKQKIEKVKNHSREQERSKEKASKRMNEKPPSPEPPKKKCLSPNRKVPSPAPRSSSASSIKDEYKSQKHNSENFEQKKPKSDERNEVKPEKESKEKKKKEKKSHDKDKERKEKKEHRKESHKNKESPPEPQKEVVKEIPKAREIFKEKESKESPVKERPPKPEKPINKFSIENLRKTPPPDVEERSETHKTKEKGESERKHKHKKKDKKRDESKEKHKETKEKKHKHEKSRETPQEHKVEIIEQRETPIPKERHIPELASPISIDTASQCSSKSGLAKAVHIGAEDVNSSHSDSEGSIIHDDEDIKVKTEQASPEPVVKREPTPEPEPEPDPEPEIIPEPVVDTPPVQQKPKKHKDKSSKKEEKRRKRKAAEAEEIENRKVAKPADSGPSNNETDCGESSASTSMETKVQDNGVSSSLGEDAEPGDLSPDYMVQLRGLQQRIMMIKNNEDLERVVNLIAETGRYEVTTQTFDFDLCLLDRSTVQQLIQLVGC; encoded by the exons ATGTCGTCgattaaagttaattttgaaataggGCATGAGGCTTCAATGAAGTCAAAGAAAACTCCAGAGGGTTTCACTCATGATTGGGAAGTATTTGTACGCGGTCAGGAGGGAGCTGATATCAGTCACTTTGTTGACAAAGTTGTTTTTCACCTACACGAAACTTTTCCAAAGCCAAGAAGAG TTGTGAAGGATCCCCCTTTTTCTATAAAAGAGTCTGGATATGCTGGATTTATATTTCCCATTgaaatctatttgaaaaataaagatgaacctaagaaaattaaattcacaTATGATTTGACCTTACAACAAAGTGGCTTTCTCAAAGATCGTTATGTATTTCAAAATCCTAATGATGAGTTTAGAAGGAAACTTTTAAAGGGTGGAGGAATACCTGTAAGCAATAATGCATTTTATACTAATCCTGATCAGGAAAGTAGAAGTAGAGATTCATTTACTGATGAAAAATCACAACTTGTTAGTAAACCTAAGCTTTCCTCGGAGAATGTTAAAAAACATAAGATTAAGGAATACAAAGAAGAAGTTCCACTTAAAACCAGTAGTTTTGAAACACTTTTTGGACCTCCTATACAAAAGCCACCAAAAGTTTCACCAGATCCAaagaaaatggaaaaaaatactcCAGTGGTTAAGtcagaaaagaaagaaaaagaaagatcAAGTTCTGATAAAAAATCTAAGCATGAGCACAAAGAAGCTAAACCtgataaaattaagataaaggAAGAGagagataaacaaaaaattgaaaaagtaaaaaatcaCAGTAGAGAACAGGAAAGATCTAAAGAAAAGGCAAGTAAAAGAATGAACGAGAAACCACCATCTCCTGAACCACCCAAGAAAAAGTGTCTCAGTCCAAATCGAAAAGTTCCTAGCCCTGCACCACGTTCTAGTAGTGCTTCAAGTATTAAAGATGAATATAAATcacaaaaacataattctGAGAACTTTGAGCAGAAAAAGCCTAAATCCGATGAAAGGAATGAAGTCAAACCTGAGAAAGAATCAAAGGAAAAAAAGAAGAAGGAGAAAAAGAGCCATGATAAAGACAAAGAGAGAAAAGAGAAAAAAGAACACAGGAAAGAAAGTCATAAGAATAAAGAATCACCTCCTGAACCACAAAAAGAGGTTGTAAAAGAAATACCAAAAGCAAGAGAAATCTTTAAAGAAAAGGAATCAAAAGAATCACCTGTCAAAGAAAGGCCACCAAAACCAGAAAaaccaattaataaattttctattgAAAACTTAAGAAAAACTCCACCACCAGATGTTGAAGAGCGGTCTGAAACacacaaaacaaaagaaaaaggtGAGTCTGAAAGAAAACACAAACATAAGAAAAAGGATAAAAAACGAGATGAGTCAAAAGAAAAGCATAAAGAAACTAAGGAGAAAAAACACAAACATGAGAAATCACGCGAAACACCACAAGAACATAAAGTAGAAATAATAGAGCAAAGAGAAACACCAATTCCTAAAGAACGTCACATACCTGAACTAGCATCACCCATATCGATAGATACTGCATCACAATGTAGCTCTAAGAGTGGATTGGCGAAAGCTGTCCATATAGGAGCAGAAGATGTGAACAGTAGTCATTCAGATTCTGAAGGGTCTATTATACATGATGATGAAGATATCAAAGTGAAAACAGAACAAGCATCACCGGAACCAGTTGTAAAGCGTGAACCAACACCAGAGCCCGAGCCAGAACCTGATCCTGAACCTGAAATCATACCTGAACCAGTAGTTGATACTCCTCCGGTACAGCAAAAACCTAAGAAACACAAAGATAAATCCTCTAAAAAAGAAGAGAAAAGACGCAAAAGAAAAGCGGCAGAAGCAGAAGAAATAGAAAATCGTAAAGTAGCAAAGCCTGCAGATTCTGGTCCTTCAAACAATGAGACAGACTGTGGTGAAAGTAGTGCATCAACATCCATGGAAACTAAAGTACAAGACAATGGGGTCTCAAGTAGTTTAGGGGAAGATGCAGAACCAGGAGATTTATCTCCAGACTATATGGTTCAATTAAGAGGCCTGCAACAACGCATAatgatgattaaaaataatgaagatCTCGAAAGGGTTGTGAATTTAATTGCAGAAACGGGCAGATATGAAGTGACTACTCAAACTTTTGATTTTGATCTGTGTTTGTTAGATAGGTCAACTGTCCAACAGCTCATTCAACTTGTTGGCTGTTAG
- the LOC123698439 gene encoding protein SMG5 translates to MKNGCNENLDIKIIERNEHAKKVYRYVSDIARRLGEATSGSKVVADLFTIHIEVQRQKLRDNCEKLFFLDPLNYGKKSLELLWRKVYYDTISTAKKLRESDKEYDNYLQTHIVCGIGHFHHFISRVQSEMKIHIKELDYVPLYHDEENQDDINYKPPEDEYQLCRSVLYSCLIYLGDLSRYQVEIFNTAESSIATRYYLQAGQIDLTSGMPFNQIGNLYLEKNYNLDSVSSYIHCLSCLAPFEGAMGNLSKIFEKNNQFCSMLNESESCTQSEHIQMTVANFLCLIEKWYLSKDDTNIPKMCSTVIQQLKISMDFDKVVLPDINKNYNEFVQALEEENNNPAYLNPTMIHNIVKICLFTIAKLKENNEAKAFACKAFTLAFLSQILQKLHAQLEDLGLYNPANKYSSKYKTSINVSSNELNGTDEPQNEEIYDANTVLPNGDNENDNEEEIKDIGSDGDSKVVLNGDIKNKKTLARRRRRRRTASSGSSDISDNTENSEDESDETDSCDNDDLSESSFQSEDEQSDDISLHNDTDEEEEVINGTCDEKSDSQNKDENNVDEEFVEIDKSTTEGKPIKKDLDIEGIKNFLLGDNFLPSLKILQDWVLTEKELILSCGESGESLFQCVVNLLNIFQHYFNQKNNDGLINNNCNILMQAKNVAKKFKLEYKSIPLPEDINLRGTNIGKFDKDAAEWQVMEKMKLTVYEENIIRILNFIDFGNQIAKIVPRIRFNRTMKIFYLKKVFPTKVSTKLHHKRSREWHNSKNQIDKKESGLLRRLGHLWLASRVRELECTGQTEIPSLLAVDTAALYKHLRRVKQLVKARNFIFLVPNVVLQELDELKRECSAARDAIRWLEIQLKSGSRYLRTQRPGQTKPLPLLKYPRKAPPHVHNFMQILEFCNHFTSDEKQLQGGNGDPDNTVQGKSAPLLVLLIGTEQGKNEDTYKEISLMGTAQAAGISVEFIGDFYAKWRQTGHKNGKKR, encoded by the exons ATGAAGAACGGATGCAATGAAAACTtggatataaaaattatcgaGCGCAACGAGCATGCGAAGAAAGTTTATCg ATATGTGAGCGATATCGCTAGACGTCTCGGGGAGGCAACAAGTGGGAGCAAAGTAGTCGCTGATTTATTTACCATTCATATAGAAGTTCAACGACAAAAATTGAGAGACAACTGTGAAAAACTCTTTTTCCTGGATCCTTTAAACTACGGCAAAAAGTCCCTTGAATTGCTTTGGCGTAAAGTGTATTATGATACAATATCTACTGCTAAGAAGCTGCGCGAATCTGATAAAGAATATGATaactatttacaaacacatattGTCTGTGGCATAGGTCACTTTCATCACTTTATTTCCAGAGTCCAGTCAGAAAtgaaaattcatataaaagaACTGGATTATGTCCCCCTATATCATGATGAAGAAAATCAagatgatattaattataagccACCAGAAGATGAGTACCAACTTTGCAGATCCGTTTTGTACTCTTGCTTAATATATCTTGGTGACTTAAGTAGATATCAGGTGGAAATTTTCAATACTGCTGAATCTTCTATTGCCACACGTTATTACCTTCAGGCTGGTCAAATAGACTTAACATCAGGCATGCCTTTTAATCAAataggtaatttatatttagagAAAAACTACAATTTAGATTCAGTCAGTTCCTATATACACTGTCTCAGTTGCTTAGCACCATTTGAGGGTGCAATGGGAAACCTGTCTAAAATTTTTGAGAAAAACAATCAATTTTGCAGTATGCTTAATGAGTCTGAATCATGCACCCAATCAGAACACATTCAAATGACAGTAGcaaattttttatgtttaattgaaAAGTGGTATTTGAGCAAAGATGATACCAATATTCCCAAAATGTGCAGTACAGTTATACAACAACTCAAAATTTCAATGGACTTTGATAAAGTTGTACTAcctgatataaataaaaattataatgaatttgTACAAGCTTTAGAAGAGGAAAATAACAATCCAGCATATTTGAACCCAACTATGATTCACAACATTGTCAAAATCTGTCTTTTTACTATTGCAAAActgaaagaaaataatgaaGCAAAAGCTTTTGCATGTAAAGCATTCACTTTAGCTTTTTTGTCTCAAATATTGCAAAAATTGCATGCACAATTGGAAGACCTCGGGCTTTATAATcctgcaaataaatattcatccAAATATAAAACTTCTATAAATGTGTCATCCAATGAATTGAATGGAACAGATGAACCACAAAATGAGGAAATTTATGATGCCAATACTGTTTTACCAAATGGTGATAATGAGAATGACAATGaggaagaaataaaagatattgGTTCAGATGGAGACTCTAAAGTTGTTTTGAATGGtgatataaaaaacaaaaaaacattgGCAAGGAGACGACGTAGGCGTAGAACTGCATCTTCAGGAAGTTCTGATATAAGTGATAACACAGAAAATAGTGAAGATGAAAGCGATGAAACAGATTCTTGTGATAATGATGATCTGTCcgaatcaagttttcagtctGAAGATGAACAAAGTGATGATATATCACTCCATAATGACACTGATGAGGAAGAAGAAGTAATCAATGGAACTTGTGATGAAAAATCTGATTCACAAAATaaagatgaaaataatgtGGACGAAGAGTTTGTTGAAATAGATAAATCCACAACTGAAGGGAAACCTATCAAAAAAGATTTAGACATAGAAGGCATTAAAAACTTCTTACTTGGTGATAACTTTTTGCCTagtcttaaaatattacaagatTGGGTTCTCACTGAGAAGGAACTAATATTGTCTTGTGGTGAGAGTGGTGAATCATTATTTCAATGTGTTGTTAATTTGTTGAATATATtccaacattattttaatcagaAGAATAATGATGGTCTCATTAATAACAACTGCAATATTTTGATGCAAGCAAAGAATGTTGCGAAAAAATTCAAACTTGAATATAAATCTATCCCATTGCCTGAAGATATAAACTTGCGTGGGACAAATATCGGAAAATTCGATAAAGATGCCGCTGAATGGCAAGTCATGGAGAAAATGAAATTAACTGTATATGAAGAAAACATTATCagaatattgaattttatcgACTTTGGGAATCAAATAGCTAAAATAGTTCCAAGAATACGATTTAATAGAACAATGAAGAttttctatttgaaaaaagtaTTCCCAACCAAAGTAAGCACAAAGTTACACCACAAAAGAAGTAGGGAATGGCATAATTCAAAGAATCAA ATTGACAAGAAAGAAAGTGGTCTTTTGCGCCGTTTGGGCCATCTTTGGTTAGCGTCTAGAGTACGCGAATTGGAATGTACTGGACAAACAGAAATTCCTTCACTGCTTGCCGTTGACACTGCTGCATTATATAAACACCTTCGTAGAGTAAAACAGCTAGTCAAGGCacgaaatttcatatttcttgTGCCAAATGTTG TTTTGCAAGAACTGGATGAGCTGAAACGGGAATGCTCCGCGGCTCGCGACGCTATACGCTGGCTCGAAATTCAACTAAAAAGCGGATCTAGATATCTAAGGACCCAACGTCCTGGGCAAACGAAACCATTACCTTTGCTCAAATATCCTCGGAAAGCTCCACCACATGTCCATAACTTCATGCAGATATTGGAATTTTGCAACCATTTCACGTCGGATGAGAAACAATTGCAAGGTGGAAATGGGGATCCAGATAACACGGTCCAAGGGAAGTCCGCGCCACTCCTTGTTCTTTTAATTGGAACAGAACAAGGGAAAAATGAAGATACATATAAAGAGATCAGTTTGATGGGCACAGCACAAGCAGCGGGCATCTCTGTTGAATTCATTGGCGACTTTTACGCTAAGTGGCGCCAAACTGGCCACAAAAATGGTAAAAAGAGGTGA